Proteins encoded by one window of Arachis hypogaea cultivar Tifrunner chromosome 1, arahy.Tifrunner.gnm2.J5K5, whole genome shotgun sequence:
- the LOC112805522 gene encoding manganese-dependent ADP-ribose/CDP-alcohol diphosphatase-like, whose product MGYANGQASYVNGESTSNRKQQPLFSFGLITDVQYADIPDGRSFLGVPRYYRHSILVLQRAVKEWNNHQRHNFVINFGDIVDGYCPKDQSLKTVKKIVHEFENFKGPVYHLIGNHCLYNLPRSQLLPLLRIQSDKGHGYYDFSPMPEYRFVVLDGYDISAIGWPKDHPRTLEALKFLQAKNPNEDKNSPMGLVGLERRFLMFNGGVGEEQMKWLDRVLEESTRLKQKVVVCCHLPLHPGASSKEALLWNYDEVMNLIHRYNCVKLCIAGHDHKGGYSIDSHGVHHKVLEAALECPPGTDAFGYADVYDDRISLHGTDRMKSVDMYFNPKADL is encoded by the coding sequence ATGGGTTATGCCAACGGGCAAGCTAGTTATGTTAATGGAGAATCTACTTCAAATAGGAAACAACAACctctcttttcttttggattGATTACTGATGTCCAATATGCAGACATTCCAGATGGTCGATCGTTTCTTGGTGTTCCTCGGTACTATAGGCATAGCATTCTCGTATTGCAAAGAGCAGTTAAAGAATGGAACAATCACCAGAGGCATAATTTTGTGATAAATTTTGGAGACATTGTTGATGGATATTGTCCGAAAGATCAGTCTCTCAAAACGGTAAAGAAAATTGTTCATGAGTTTGAGAACTTCAAGGGACCCGTGTATCACTTGATTGGCAATCATTGCCTATACAATCTCCCTCGCAGTCAGTTGCTTCCGTTGTTGAGGATTCAGAGCGATAAAGGCCACGGTTACTATGATTTCTCGCCCATGCCAGAGTATAGGTTCGTTGTTCTCGATGGATATGACATCAGCGCCATTGGTTGGCCCAAGGATCATCCAAGAACATTAGAGGCCTTAAAATTCTTGCAGGCAAAGAATCCGAACGAGGACAAGAACAGTCCAATGGGTTTGGTTGGGCTTGAGAGAAGGTTCCTCATGTTCAATGGGGGTGTTGGAGAGGAGCAAATGAAATGGTTGGACCGCGTCCTTGAAGAATCAACAAGATTGAAACAGAAAGTTGTGGTCTGCTGCCATCTTCCTCTGCATCCCGGCGCATCGTCGAAGGAGGCACTGTTATGGAATTATGACGAAGTAATGAACTTAATACATAGATACAATTGTGTGAAGCTATGTATAGCAGGACATGATCACAAAGGTGGATACTCAATTGATTCACATGGCGTACACCATAAAGTTCTTGAAGCTGCATTGGAGTGTCCTCCTGGGACAGATGCATTTGGATATGCTGATGTTTATGATGACAGAATATCGCTTCATGGCACTGATAGAATGAAGAGTGTAGATATGTACTTTAATCCTAAGGCAGATTTGTGA
- the LOC112805533 gene encoding high-affinity nitrate transporter 3.1, which produces MASRLVVVASLLVLCCLAGICYGKGHFSSLKKTLDVTASPKKGQVLKAGIDKITVTWGLNKTLPAGTDSAYQTVKVKLCYAPISQKDRAWRKTEDDLSRDKTCQHKIVAKPYDASNKTVNHFEWVIERDVPTATYFVRAYAFDSNDAEVAYGQTTDAKKTTTLFEIQAISGRHASLDICSICFSVFSVMSLFVFFYIEKRKGKVSK; this is translated from the exons ATGGCATCAAGATTGGTTGTGGTAGCATCACTACTTGTCCTTTGCTGCTTAGCCGGAATTTGTTATGGCAAAGGTCACTTCTCTTCCTTGAAGAAAACCCTTGATGTCACCGCTTCCCCCAAGAAAGGACAAG TTTTGAAAGCTGGAATAGACAAAATAACAGTGACATGGGGTCTTAACAAGACCTTACCAGCCGGGACAGACTCTGCATATCAGACCGTTAAGGTGAAGCTGTGCTACGCGCCAATCAGCCAGAAAGACCGCGCGTGGAGGAAGACGGAGGACGACCTCTCAAGGGACAAAACGTGCCAGCACAAGATCGTGGCCAAACCCTACGACGCTTCCAACAAGACCGTTAATCATTTCGAGTGGGTCATCGAGCGCGACGTGCCCACCGCCACGTACTTCGTACGCGCCTACGCGTTTGATTCTAATGACGCTGAAGTTGCTTACGGTCAGACCACTGATGCTAAGAAGACAACAACCTTGTTTGAGATCCAAGCAATCAGCGGGCGCCACGCGTCCCTTGATATATGCTCAATTTGCTTCAGTGTTTTCTCGGTGATGTCACTCTTTGTGTTCTTCTACATCGAGAAGAGGAAGGGTAAGGTTTCCAAATGA